One region of Termitidicoccus mucosus genomic DNA includes:
- a CDS encoding alpha-galactosidase — translation MKHKATIRKSAPSALFLFLATLLSPVSSSLAREGVIIAGENGKSWGILTRSAVYHLAVSPRGEVNALWFGNSLQPAGQAKPQGPEIPVRGGQVSDMPVLEVVFPDGVRDIELEYKTHELLEIDGSQTLKIIQRDKYYPLEVASFIRALPEYDMIEKWVEVANTGAEGVIRVENLLSGSMFLPKDIYELTHYSGAWGHELVPQTTELTQGVKTLQVRDFKSYGSSSFLVRPKGETGANEGKAWFGTLCYSGNWRVDFQKSFSGTVQIAGGINFWDQEINLQPGQTFATPRMLFGYTEQGSAGVTTAMVSYTREKILPAALRDRLRPVLYNSWYATTFDVNEAQQLALAKVAAELGVEMFVIDDGWFKGRKDGSAGLGDWTVDRGKFPDGLAPMIKKINAMGLDFGIWVEPEMVSPDSDLYRAHPDWVLHFPNRERHHGKRPQLMLNLAREDVWQYLYKSLRDLLAENNIKFVKWDANKALSDAGFPSAPAGEQRAVRIRYVENLYRLVETLRAEFPGVWFENCSSGGGRIDPGMMARFDCNWPSDISDPVDRIFIHDSYLALFPACTMVTWVAEKDRHRRSLPLEYKFDVCMAGVLGVGCDISKWDDSQRRLARGKIAQYKRIRETVQKGGASRLVSPHDENRSILQYTSADGRNAVVFVYNLAEYPENTVSGTRRSPLVRLRGLLPGATYQIKEMKGHFTGKYLMDAGVAFPVKGAYRSGVFEIMAASK, via the coding sequence ATGAAACACAAAGCCACGATCCGCAAATCTGCGCCCTCGGCGTTATTTCTTTTCCTGGCCACACTGCTGTCACCGGTCTCCTCCAGCCTCGCCCGGGAGGGTGTCATCATTGCCGGCGAGAACGGCAAAAGCTGGGGCATCCTCACCCGCTCGGCTGTTTATCATCTGGCTGTGTCACCCAGGGGCGAGGTCAATGCCCTGTGGTTCGGAAACTCGCTGCAGCCAGCCGGCCAGGCAAAACCGCAGGGTCCCGAGATCCCCGTGCGCGGCGGCCAGGTGTCGGATATGCCCGTGCTTGAGGTGGTTTTCCCGGATGGCGTTCGCGACATCGAGCTGGAATATAAAACGCATGAATTGTTGGAAATCGACGGCAGCCAGACGCTGAAAATCATCCAGCGCGACAAATATTATCCACTGGAAGTCGCTTCTTTCATCCGCGCGCTGCCCGAATATGACATGATCGAAAAATGGGTGGAGGTGGCCAACACCGGCGCAGAGGGCGTGATTCGCGTGGAGAACCTGCTGTCCGGCTCGATGTTCCTGCCGAAGGACATCTATGAGCTGACACATTACTCGGGCGCGTGGGGACACGAGCTTGTGCCGCAGACCACCGAGCTTACGCAGGGAGTGAAGACCTTGCAGGTCCGGGATTTCAAATCATACGGTTCGTCGTCGTTTCTGGTGCGCCCCAAGGGCGAGACCGGAGCGAATGAAGGGAAAGCGTGGTTCGGAACACTGTGCTACAGCGGCAACTGGCGGGTGGATTTTCAAAAATCCTTTTCAGGGACAGTGCAGATTGCAGGCGGCATCAACTTCTGGGACCAGGAAATAAACCTTCAGCCCGGACAAACTTTCGCCACGCCACGGATGCTTTTCGGTTATACGGAACAGGGCTCCGCCGGCGTCACCACCGCGATGGTCTCATACACGAGGGAAAAAATCCTGCCCGCTGCGCTGCGTGACCGGCTGCGTCCTGTTTTGTATAATAGCTGGTATGCCACGACCTTCGATGTCAACGAGGCGCAGCAACTCGCCCTTGCCAAGGTCGCCGCGGAGCTGGGCGTGGAGATGTTTGTGATAGACGACGGCTGGTTCAAAGGCCGCAAAGACGGCAGCGCGGGACTGGGTGACTGGACCGTGGACAGAGGCAAGTTTCCCGACGGGCTGGCGCCCATGATAAAAAAAATCAATGCGATGGGGCTGGATTTCGGCATCTGGGTCGAACCGGAAATGGTCAGTCCCGACAGCGACCTTTACCGGGCGCACCCCGACTGGGTGCTGCATTTCCCCAACCGCGAACGCCACCACGGAAAACGGCCTCAACTCATGCTCAATCTCGCCCGCGAGGACGTGTGGCAGTATTTATATAAAAGCCTCCGTGACCTGCTGGCGGAAAACAATATCAAGTTCGTCAAATGGGACGCGAACAAGGCGCTGAGCGACGCAGGGTTCCCCTCGGCCCCCGCCGGCGAGCAGCGGGCCGTGCGCATCCGGTATGTGGAGAACCTCTACCGGCTGGTGGAAACCCTGCGCGCCGAGTTTCCCGGCGTCTGGTTCGAAAACTGTTCCAGCGGCGGCGGACGCATCGACCCGGGCATGATGGCCCGTTTTGACTGCAACTGGCCGAGCGACATTTCCGACCCCGTTGACCGGATTTTCATACACGATTCATATTTGGCCCTGTTCCCCGCCTGCACCATGGTCACGTGGGTCGCGGAGAAGGACCGGCACCGCCGGAGCCTGCCATTGGAATATAAATTCGACGTTTGCATGGCCGGTGTATTGGGGGTGGGCTGCGATATCTCCAAATGGGACGACAGTCAAAGAAGGCTGGCCAGGGGAAAAATCGCGCAATATAAAAGGATTCGAGAAACCGTGCAAAAAGGCGGCGCCAGCCGGCTGGTTTCCCCTCATGATGAAAACCGGAGTATCCTCCAATATACAAGCGCAGATGGCAGAAACGCCGTTGTTTTTGTATATAATCTGGCCGAGTACCCCGAGAACACCGTGTCCGGAACGCGACGCAGCCCCTTGGTGAGGCTGCGCGGCCTGCTGCCTGGCGCCACTTACCAAATAAAGGAAATGAAAGGCCATTTTACGGGAAAATATTTGATGGATGCAGGGGTTGCATTTCCGGTCAAAGGCGCATATAGGAGCGGTGTGTTTGAAATAATGGCAGCCAGCAAATAA
- a CDS encoding IPT/TIG domain-containing protein, with amino-acid sequence MKTKTNPQANLPAFVTKARALLLAAGLATLASALFAAPMDDTTLTDFDFSGTQQTRTQTLLDNGTLELQRVLTGPASGYRHMGWPIATRLPDGRTVLLIRHLLDHSAYASYPDNARRIIWSDDNFATWQPADVLDAAPPFGRNLDDTPTKYDYQGMHAMSWAYASGTTQLATSGTARLVAVTAQQDENPKTPRSRVYLSDDRGVTWREQPNALAAMPTAAVHSGPNMVRHPEFGLVVPFGQETTIGSNKQNFLARSADAGETWEIKTWLNATASRNVEPSLATWGSGHMVIIGRDYNEATGYDAASGKYYYTQNVYKHTPGAPFSAVTFATARTNIAGNGATAKAKGKNAREAHDTPDVIYNPVTGRIEMIQSSRWGNGAENPLPADPTDPTQCNNSLNLWSIDPVDLLASGTTWRFDGNLVERQGIILGGAAGTYGEKGNKDGYHPGGSIVDEAAGKQHIFIYVGVYTQYANAYRLSRPLDTYAFRAACDLPPLPAPAVTGAAVSGNTVTITGINFTALKEVLVAGKTAVFSPTYSITEIKATLPAGVTAVNPVNPADLVVRTDHGITRGLSDPATLPPAVSAISYETIWPGNPITITGVKLAGVATVLFGDMAITNFVSHTDTEIVVNVPAGVPAGAITLKTAGGDIVPLPMSGSYTVAEKPSALAPLVATQPVVIGLHPLDLIASATGVPAPSFKWQYRSGGSGDWADIPGSVDYQGANTAHLSIVNTAGKNGWQYRYAAMNHTEDVYSDTVTLRLLAETFTAPAGLTATSGTSGPDLYVADAQAHVIRKITQADGKAVVFAGQSGVSGHADGAASAALFNEPRGVAITAAGALVVADTGNNAIRLVTADGAVSTLSTAFNKPRAVAAHDQNNEIYVADTGNHLIKKITADSAVSIIAGAAVPGFANGSGPAAQFNTPSGIAVDVAGNLYVADTGNNAIRYIDMTTGSVSTFAGRPLVAPGHNDGAKTTTATFNAPEGVAVDAGGWVFVADTGNSHIRTIRSGTVFHTALYPEGFSNYAGFKDGRDSNPGDVLFDHPSSIVVAEDGYLYVADTGNAAIRRIDNGSDVTTLSIEPLTGNSDSPGNGTGGGSGGGGGGAPGWWFIAALAALITTRAFVCRR; translated from the coding sequence ATGAAAACCAAAACCAATCCCCAAGCCAACCTCCCCGCGTTCGTCACAAAAGCCCGAGCATTGCTGCTGGCCGCAGGCCTCGCCACGCTGGCATCCGCGTTGTTTGCCGCGCCGATGGACGATACCACGCTGACTGATTTCGACTTCAGCGGCACGCAACAAACCCGCACGCAGACGCTGCTCGACAACGGCACGCTTGAGCTTCAGCGCGTGCTCACCGGACCGGCGAGCGGCTACCGCCACATGGGCTGGCCCATCGCCACCCGCCTGCCCGACGGACGCACGGTGTTGCTGATCCGGCACCTCCTCGACCACTCCGCTTACGCCAGCTATCCCGACAACGCCCGCCGCATCATCTGGTCCGATGACAACTTTGCCACTTGGCAACCTGCCGACGTTTTGGATGCGGCACCGCCCTTCGGTCGCAACCTCGACGATACACCGACCAAATACGACTACCAAGGGATGCACGCCATGTCCTGGGCCTATGCCAGCGGCACCACCCAGCTCGCCACCAGCGGCACCGCCCGTCTCGTCGCCGTCACCGCACAACAGGATGAAAATCCCAAGACCCCGCGCAGCCGCGTCTATCTCTCCGACGACCGGGGCGTGACTTGGCGCGAGCAGCCCAATGCCCTCGCCGCCATGCCAACCGCTGCCGTCCATTCCGGCCCAAACATGGTCCGCCATCCCGAATTTGGCCTCGTCGTGCCCTTCGGCCAAGAGACCACCATCGGCTCCAACAAGCAAAACTTCCTCGCCCGCAGCGCCGACGCTGGCGAAACTTGGGAAATCAAAACGTGGCTCAACGCCACCGCCTCCCGCAACGTCGAGCCCTCCCTTGCCACGTGGGGGTCCGGCCACATGGTCATCATCGGGCGCGATTACAACGAGGCCACCGGCTACGATGCCGCCAGCGGAAAATATTATTACACGCAGAATGTTTATAAACACACGCCCGGCGCGCCATTCTCCGCCGTCACCTTCGCCACCGCGCGCACCAACATCGCCGGCAACGGCGCCACCGCGAAGGCCAAGGGCAAAAACGCCCGCGAGGCGCACGACACCCCCGATGTCATCTACAATCCGGTCACCGGCCGCATCGAAATGATACAAAGCTCCCGCTGGGGCAACGGCGCCGAAAACCCGCTTCCCGCCGACCCGACCGACCCCACCCAATGCAACAACTCGCTAAACCTCTGGAGCATCGACCCCGTTGACCTGCTCGCCAGCGGCACCACCTGGCGCTTCGATGGAAACCTCGTCGAGCGCCAGGGCATCATCCTCGGCGGTGCCGCCGGCACCTACGGCGAAAAAGGCAACAAGGACGGTTACCACCCCGGCGGCTCCATCGTGGACGAGGCCGCCGGCAAACAGCACATCTTTATATACGTCGGCGTTTATACCCAATACGCCAATGCCTACCGCCTCAGCCGCCCGCTCGACACGTATGCCTTCCGCGCCGCCTGCGACCTGCCCCCGCTGCCGGCGCCCGCCGTCACCGGTGCCGCCGTCTCCGGCAACACCGTCACCATCACCGGCATCAACTTCACCGCGCTCAAGGAGGTGCTCGTCGCCGGCAAGACCGCCGTTTTCTCCCCCACCTACAGCATCACCGAAATAAAGGCCACGCTCCCCGCCGGTGTCACCGCCGTCAACCCCGTCAACCCCGCCGACCTCGTCGTGCGCACCGACCATGGCATCACCCGCGGCCTGTCCGACCCCGCCACGCTTCCGCCCGCGGTCAGCGCCATCTCTTACGAGACCATCTGGCCCGGCAATCCCATCACCATCACCGGCGTGAAACTCGCCGGTGTCGCCACCGTTCTCTTTGGCGACATGGCGATCACCAACTTCGTTTCGCACACCGACACGGAAATCGTCGTGAATGTCCCCGCCGGCGTGCCCGCCGGCGCCATCACGCTCAAGACCGCCGGCGGCGACATCGTGCCGCTCCCCATGAGCGGCAGCTACACCGTCGCTGAAAAACCCTCCGCACTCGCCCCGCTCGTCGCCACGCAGCCCGTCGTCATCGGCCTCCATCCCCTCGATCTCATCGCATCCGCCACCGGCGTGCCCGCGCCCTCCTTCAAATGGCAATATCGCAGCGGCGGCTCCGGCGACTGGGCCGACATCCCCGGCTCCGTCGATTACCAAGGCGCAAACACCGCGCACCTCTCCATCGTCAACACCGCCGGCAAAAACGGCTGGCAGTACCGCTACGCCGCGATGAATCACACCGAGGACGTTTATAGCGACACCGTGACCCTTCGGCTCCTCGCCGAGACGTTCACCGCCCCCGCCGGCCTCACCGCCACTTCCGGCACCTCCGGCCCCGACCTCTACGTCGCCGACGCCCAGGCCCACGTCATCCGCAAAATCACGCAGGCCGACGGAAAGGCGGTCGTGTTCGCCGGCCAGTCCGGCGTGTCCGGCCATGCCGACGGCGCCGCCTCCGCCGCGCTGTTCAACGAGCCGCGCGGCGTCGCCATCACCGCTGCCGGCGCGCTTGTCGTCGCCGACACCGGCAACAATGCCATCCGCCTCGTCACCGCCGACGGCGCGGTCTCCACCCTCTCCACGGCCTTTAACAAACCCCGTGCCGTCGCCGCCCACGACCAAAACAACGAGATCTACGTGGCTGACACCGGCAATCACCTGATCAAAAAAATCACGGCTGACAGTGCTGTCTCCATCATTGCCGGCGCCGCCGTGCCCGGCTTCGCCAACGGTAGCGGTCCCGCCGCGCAATTCAACACCCCTTCCGGCATCGCCGTGGATGTCGCCGGCAATCTCTACGTGGCCGACACCGGCAACAACGCCATCCGCTACATTGACATGACTACCGGCAGCGTTTCCACCTTCGCCGGACGCCCTCTCGTGGCCCCCGGCCACAACGACGGCGCAAAAACCACCACCGCCACTTTCAATGCCCCCGAGGGTGTTGCCGTGGACGCCGGCGGGTGGGTGTTCGTGGCCGACACCGGCAACTCGCACATTCGCACCATTCGCTCCGGCACGGTTTTCCACACGGCTCTCTACCCCGAGGGCTTTTCCAACTATGCCGGCTTTAAAGACGGCAGGGACAGCAATCCCGGCGATGTCTTGTTTGACCATCCGTCTTCCATCGTCGTGGCCGAGGACGGTTATCTCTACGTGGCCGACACCGGCAACGCTGCCATCCGCCGCATTGATAACGGCAGCGACGTCACGACGCTCTCCATCGAGCCACTGACAGGCAATTCCGATTCGCCCGGCAACGGCACGGGTGGCGGCAGCGGAGGTGGAGGCGGCGGCGCGCCCGGCTGGTGGTTCATCGCCGCCCTCGCCGCGCTTATCACCACCCGTGCCTTCGTGTGCAGGCGTTAA
- a CDS encoding sulfatase-like hydrolase/transferase, translating into MKKSPAAVLALAATAAAASAAPGDAPLPPPRPNIIFILADDLGYGDLGSFFQNARRDSGDRAAPWHATPKLDRMAAGGARLTHHYCAAPVCAPSRASFLSGRSQGHANVRDNQFDKALDANHTVGTILQRAGYATAAIGKWGLQGDGEAPGWPAHPLNRGFDYYYGCIRHIDGHEHYPKEQPRFAKKAAARGPVRLWENHADVTAALDKCYTTDLYTARAKRWIVDHKKSAPGKPFFIYLAYDTPHAVLELPAQPYPDGGGLRGGVQWLGTPGRMINTALGEPDSWTHPDYANATYDHDRNPATPEIPWPEVNKRHATSVRRIDDAVGDLLQTLDDLGIAQSTLVVFTSDNGPAAESYLEDEYTPEFFSSFGPFDGLKRDTLEGGLRVPAIALWPGRIAAGRELAAPCAMWDWLPTFANLAGLPPPANTDGVSLVPALVGGGENDARQRSPYLYFEYNYKGRTPPYTTFEPGRRGRFRGQMQAIRLGDLMALRYDIKDARDDFEIYDVAHDPKQTRDLSLDPARAALQAHFKMLALQSRRPDSSAPRPYDDALVPALDPPPVNLAPGLAWRCFEGAFPWVPDATALKTARAGRAAVPDSAPLPRGRAAALEFHGYLRAPAGGEYTFALDTDAGAVLRLHHATLIDADFGHAPGAEKTASARLQAGLHPFTLTCRADGGDEPRLALRWHGPGFDWQPIPADAFSSAPEE; encoded by the coding sequence ATGAAAAAAAGCCCAGCCGCAGTCCTCGCCCTCGCCGCGACAGCCGCCGCTGCGTCCGCCGCTCCCGGCGACGCCCCCCTTCCTCCGCCGAGACCCAACATCATCTTCATCCTTGCCGACGACCTTGGTTATGGAGACCTCGGCTCGTTTTTCCAAAACGCCCGTCGCGACTCCGGCGACCGCGCCGCGCCGTGGCACGCGACGCCCAAGCTCGACCGTATGGCCGCAGGTGGCGCACGACTCACTCACCACTATTGCGCCGCCCCTGTCTGCGCGCCGTCGCGCGCCTCGTTCCTGAGCGGACGCTCCCAAGGCCACGCGAATGTCCGCGACAACCAGTTCGACAAGGCGCTCGACGCCAACCACACCGTCGGCACCATCCTGCAACGGGCAGGTTACGCCACCGCCGCCATCGGGAAATGGGGCTTGCAAGGCGACGGCGAAGCGCCCGGCTGGCCCGCGCACCCGCTCAATCGTGGCTTTGATTATTATTACGGCTGCATCCGCCACATTGACGGGCACGAGCACTACCCCAAGGAGCAGCCTCGCTTCGCAAAAAAAGCCGCCGCGCGCGGCCCCGTGCGGCTATGGGAAAACCACGCCGACGTCACCGCCGCGCTCGACAAATGTTACACCACCGACCTCTACACCGCGCGCGCCAAGCGGTGGATTGTTGACCACAAAAAAAGCGCGCCCGGAAAACCGTTCTTCATTTACCTTGCCTACGACACGCCCCACGCCGTGCTCGAACTGCCCGCGCAACCCTACCCCGACGGCGGCGGACTGCGCGGCGGTGTGCAATGGCTCGGCACGCCCGGCCGCATGATAAACACCGCCCTCGGCGAGCCCGACTCCTGGACACACCCCGACTACGCAAATGCCACTTATGACCACGACCGCAACCCCGCCACGCCGGAGATCCCCTGGCCCGAGGTGAACAAACGCCACGCCACCAGCGTGCGCCGCATTGACGACGCTGTCGGCGACCTGCTGCAAACGCTCGACGACCTTGGCATCGCACAAAGCACCCTCGTCGTCTTCACCTCTGACAACGGCCCCGCCGCCGAGTCGTATTTGGAAGATGAATATACGCCGGAGTTTTTTTCCAGCTTCGGGCCGTTCGACGGCCTCAAGCGCGACACCCTGGAGGGCGGCCTGCGCGTCCCCGCCATCGCGCTCTGGCCCGGTCGCATCGCCGCCGGGCGTGAACTCGCCGCGCCTTGCGCCATGTGGGACTGGCTGCCCACCTTTGCCAACCTCGCCGGCCTGCCCCCGCCCGCCAACACCGATGGCGTCTCCCTCGTCCCCGCCCTCGTCGGCGGCGGGGAAAATGACGCGCGACAAAGATCCCCCTATTTATATTTTGAATACAACTACAAGGGCCGCACGCCGCCCTACACCACCTTCGAGCCGGGACGCCGCGGGCGTTTTCGCGGCCAGATGCAAGCCATCCGCCTCGGCGACCTCATGGCCTTGCGCTATGACATCAAGGACGCGCGGGACGACTTTGAAATCTACGACGTCGCGCACGATCCGAAGCAGACTCGGGATCTCTCCCTCGACCCGGCGCGCGCCGCGCTGCAAGCCCATTTCAAGATGCTCGCGCTCCAGTCGCGCCGCCCGGATTCTTCGGCCCCGCGACCCTACGACGACGCGCTTGTGCCGGCGCTCGACCCGCCTCCCGTGAACCTCGCGCCCGGCCTCGCGTGGCGGTGCTTCGAAGGTGCGTTCCCTTGGGTGCCGGACGCCACGGCGCTGAAGACCGCGCGCGCCGGCAGGGCCGCCGTCCCCGATTCCGCGCCGCTCCCGCGCGGGCGGGCCGCCGCGCTCGAGTTCCACGGCTATCTGCGCGCGCCCGCCGGCGGCGAATACACGTTCGCGCTCGACACCGACGCGGGCGCCGTGCTGCGCCTTCACCATGCGACGCTGATTGACGCCGATTTCGGCCACGCGCCCGGCGCGGAGAAAACCGCCTCCGCGCGCCTGCAAGCCGGCCTGCACCCCTTCACCCTCACCTGCCGCGCCGACGGCGGCGATGAACCGCGTCTCGCGTTGAGATGGCATGGCCCCGGCTTCGACTGGCAGCCGATCCCAGCGGACGCATTCTCAAGCGCGCCGGAAGAATGA